Proteins encoded by one window of Cannabis sativa cultivar Pink pepper isolate KNU-18-1 chromosome 4, ASM2916894v1, whole genome shotgun sequence:
- the LOC115712570 gene encoding putative transcription factor bHLH086 codes for MDMNNHTPAYNDNKLFITTSNNSSSPPHWDLQTAAMEHHHHNILSSHNNHTHQTPTTTSAHHHHHHHNTSSLSFFPYQTPSSLLNMISTNHNHNHHHHHEAEDNNIQNQANDQYEHGDDDHDQEEGEEEEELGAMKEMMYKIAAMQPVDIDPATIRKPKRRNVRISDDPQSVAARHRRERISERIRILQRLVPGGTKMDTATMLDEAIRYVKFLKRQIRLLQASDDPTDLQRQELVQTNSTTSTHNNNTNDSTTTPTQPCLSSPNNINWGTTTINTTAVQAPYGSLITTAPPISYGVFGRVGSSLINGETLFYNTTTGFNHSDDHDQGNFRMLRFYNIQKYSDI; via the exons ATGGACATGAATAACCACACTCCAGCTTATAATGATAATAAGCTGTTTATTACTACTTCAAATAACTCTTCCTCACCACCTCATTGGGATCTACAGACGGCCGCCATGGAACATCATCACCACAATATCCTTTCTTCCCATAATAATCATACTCATCAAACTCCCACCACCACTTctgctcatcatcatcatcatcatcataatacTTCTTCTCTCAGCTTTTTCCCTTATCAAACACCATCATCTCTTTTGAACATGATCAGTACTAACCATAATCACaatcaccatcatcatcatgaAGCAGAGgataataatattcaaaatcAGGCAAACGATCAGTATGAGCACGGTGATGATGATCATGATCAGGAGGAAGGAGAAGAGGAAGAGGAGCTTGGAGCCATGAAGGAAATGATGTACAAGATTGCTGCGATGCAGCCTGTGGACATCGATCCGGCCACAATTCGAAAACCTAAGCGGCGGAACGTCCGGATAAGCGACGATCCCCAGAGCGTGGCGGCACGCCACCGCCGAGAGAGGATAAGCGAGAGGATCCGAATCCTCCAGCGCCTCGTCCCCGGCGGCACCAAGATGGACACCGCCACCATGCTCGACGAGGCCATTCGCTACGTCAAGTTCTTAAAGAGGCAAATCCGTCTTCTCCAAGCAAGTGATGACCCTACTGACCTTCAACGACAGGAACTGGTGCAAACTAATTCCACTACTTCTactcataataataatactaatgaTAGTACTACTACACCAACTCAGCCATGTTTAAGCTCccctaataatattaattgggGCACTACTACTATTAATACTACTGCTGTTCAAGCCCCATATGGCTCCCTTATTACCACAGCTCCACCAATAAGCTACGGTGTCTTCGGCCGCGTTGGCAGCAGCTTAATTAATGGAGAAACCTTATTTTATAACACTACTACGGGGTTTAATCATTCTGATGATCATGACCAG GGTAATTTCAGAATGTTACGGTTTTATAATATCCAGAAGTACTCTGATATATAG